From Methanocella paludicola SANAE, a single genomic window includes:
- the hdrC gene encoding CoB--CoM heterodisulfide reductase subunit C: protein MSSLESQVMNLNKGLVNFTHEVEKGGGENISVCYQCGTCTAGCPMGRRTALRTRKIMRMTALGLKDELMKSDEIWYCSTCYTCTDRCPRHVKPTDVILALRNMATKNLMAPKNFLQNATFIYQTGHAVPINDATKKLRVKLGLSEVPPTTHAYPEYMPGVQKILEGTGLMALKAKYDAGAK, encoded by the coding sequence ATGTCATCATTGGAATCTCAGGTTATGAACTTAAACAAGGGTCTCGTGAACTTCACCCACGAGGTGGAGAAGGGCGGAGGAGAGAACATCTCCGTATGCTACCAGTGCGGCACCTGCACCGCAGGCTGCCCCATGGGCAGGCGCACTGCGCTCAGGACCCGTAAAATAATGAGGATGACCGCTCTTGGCTTGAAGGATGAGCTGATGAAGAGCGATGAGATCTGGTATTGTTCGACGTGCTACACCTGTACTGACAGGTGCCCGAGGCACGTGAAGCCGACTGACGTGATACTGGCGTTGAGGAACATGGCCACGAAGAATTTGATGGCGCCGAAGAACTTCCTGCAGAACGCCACGTTCATCTACCAGACCGGCCACGCAGTGCCGATCAACGACGCCACCAAGAAGCTCAGGGTCAAGCTGGGACTGTCCGAGGTGCCGCCGACGACTCACGCGTACCCGGAGTACATGCCCGGCGTGCAGAAGATCCTGGAGGGAACAGGACTCATGGCTTTGAAGGCTAAGTACGATGCGGGGGCGAAGTAA
- a CDS encoding 4Fe-4S binding protein, with amino-acid sequence MFPGYAKRLDNNRLDVEQKLLLTKSNLTVELDKCTGCGVCIDACPEEAITRGAVGASGRGKAKVAKIDVDEKKCSFCGVCNIMCPFDAIKLTVDGQPKLPIIEQQGFPVLEKKAKIDPEKCTHCVLCEEVCPRDAIKREVADVDQGHKASSTMKYSIDYKLDEDKCTLCGICAEACDAFKIDYKEPTPLTVKKIGKLNFDEKKCDACKVCVEICPEDALQIERKILEEPKLKGKVDIDLEKCTTCSWCQVICPQEAAKVEKLFEGELTINTDKCPAGCSTCVEICPCNALYLPLVEEAGQKPGKLSYNKDFCMYCGACVTACPADGTITLKRSKVNVTGEKTNLFNKIEAKLLEEKTPKIQGA; translated from the coding sequence TTGTTTCCCGGTTATGCGAAAAGATTAGACAACAATAGACTGGACGTCGAGCAGAAATTATTATTGACCAAGTCCAACTTAACGGTCGAGCTCGACAAGTGTACTGGTTGTGGAGTGTGCATCGACGCGTGTCCCGAAGAGGCAATAACTCGCGGGGCCGTCGGTGCGTCAGGTAGAGGCAAAGCTAAAGTGGCAAAAATTGATGTGGACGAGAAAAAATGCTCATTCTGTGGCGTTTGTAACATCATGTGCCCGTTTGACGCGATCAAGCTGACCGTGGACGGCCAGCCGAAGCTGCCCATCATCGAGCAGCAGGGCTTCCCCGTCCTGGAGAAGAAGGCGAAGATCGACCCCGAGAAGTGCACTCACTGCGTGCTTTGCGAGGAAGTCTGCCCCAGGGACGCCATCAAGCGAGAAGTGGCCGACGTGGACCAGGGCCATAAGGCATCCTCAACCATGAAATACTCGATCGATTACAAGCTCGACGAGGACAAGTGCACGCTCTGCGGCATTTGCGCCGAGGCGTGCGATGCGTTCAAGATCGATTACAAGGAGCCGACCCCCCTCACCGTGAAGAAGATCGGCAAGCTGAACTTCGACGAGAAGAAGTGCGACGCGTGCAAGGTCTGTGTGGAGATCTGCCCCGAGGACGCGCTTCAGATCGAGCGTAAGATCCTTGAGGAGCCGAAGCTTAAGGGCAAGGTCGACATCGACCTGGAGAAGTGCACAACGTGTTCCTGGTGCCAGGTCATCTGCCCCCAGGAAGCGGCGAAGGTCGAGAAATTATTCGAGGGCGAGCTGACCATCAACACTGATAAGTGCCCGGCCGGCTGTTCCACGTGCGTCGAGATCTGCCCGTGCAACGCCCTGTATCTGCCGCTGGTCGAAGAGGCGGGCCAGAAGCCCGGCAAGCTGAGCTACAACAAGGACTTCTGCATGTACTGCGGAGCATGCGTTACGGCATGCCCGGCGGACGGCACGATCACGCTCAAGCGGTCTAAGGTGAACGTCACCGGCGAGAAGACCAACCTCTTCAACAAGATCGAGGCTAAGCTGTTAGAAGAAAAGACTCCTAAGATCCAGGGGGCGTAA
- a CDS encoding 4Fe-4S binding protein — translation MRKVTAIALDIQGRICTGCNNCVVACPVNALELTVINPVTKKKTYNVLNGKAVVIDEDVCNGCGICLMVCPQRAITLTTESSV, via the coding sequence GTGCGAAAAGTGACGGCAATAGCGTTAGACATCCAGGGCAGGATCTGCACTGGTTGCAATAATTGCGTTGTCGCCTGTCCGGTCAACGCGTTGGAGCTCACCGTGATCAACCCGGTGACTAAGAAGAAGACGTACAACGTGCTGAACGGAAAGGCTGTAGTGATCGATGAGGACGTCTGCAATGGTTGCGGCATTTGCTTAATGGTATGTCCTCAGAGAGCGATCACGCTAACAACGGAGTCGAGCGTATAG